One Phoenix dactylifera cultivar Barhee BC4 unplaced genomic scaffold, palm_55x_up_171113_PBpolish2nd_filt_p 000716F, whole genome shotgun sequence DNA segment encodes these proteins:
- the LOC103698672 gene encoding uncharacterized protein LOC103698672: MERRSGSRESAARLDLKTPNRFVLSQNQANGGSSVQGGSKRMNATCRVKSQELQIKRDCKEVIRQSLTSESQGTCLKGRAAHVVRQSKPSSTDLLARNKSNSDGASEVQLTNTIQRNKPKEEKGDRRWKGSRWKGPQGPSTKIVAPLTGNLRTGNKKEFPSRTGEESNNRREPQLNMSRDGRKPRRETPRWQ, encoded by the exons ATGGAAAGAAGATCAGGCAGTAGGGAAAGTGCAGCGAGATTGGATTTGAAGACCCCCAACAGATTTGTATTATCACAAAATCAGGCAAATGGTGGGTCAAGTGTGCAG GGTGGTTCAAAGAGGATGAACGCAACCTGTAGAGTGAAGAGCCAGGAACTACAAATTAAAAG GGACTGCAAAGAAGTGATTAGACAATCTTTGACATCGGAGAGCCAGGGCACCTGCCTGAAGGGCAGAGCTGCCCATGTTGTCAGACAATCAAAGCCGAG TTCTACGGACCTTTTGGCAAGGAACAAATCTAATTCTGATGGTGCGTCTGAAGTTCAGCTCACAAATACCATCCAAAGGAACAAACCAAAGGAG GAAAAAGGGGACAGAAGGTGGAAGGGGTCAAGGTGGAAGGGGCCTCAAGGACCTAGTACCAAGATTGTTGCTCCTCTCACTGGAAATCTCAGGACAGGAAATAAAAAG GAATTTCCCTCCCGAACTGGTGAGGAATCAAATAATCGGAGGGAACCCCAACTCAATATGTCACGGGATGGGAGGAAGCCAAG GCGAGAAACACCACGATGGCAATGA